A stretch of the Pseudomonadota bacterium genome encodes the following:
- a CDS encoding FAD-dependent oxidoreductase: MSETIYPTLFSPLDLSGQRLRNRLAHASILTRLVRDGRPDEALLNYLGARARGGTGMIVTEPLAMTRHNPDAGKLRAYDDVAMDGLKQVAEVVESADTRLLGQIQDPGRGRHEVGRNDSAISATALPDDLSWTVPRALAEQEIRDLIEQWAESSRRLQQAGFSGVEISAGHGHIFHQFLSPWSNRRDDCYGGDLERRCRLVLELMQAVRTSCGENFIIGVKLPGDDGVPGSIDLEQASAIAKQVAASGIASYWTFCWGAHANSLYQHLPDAHGERHPYLDAIRDLRQAKPEIPTGAIGYMTDPNECEKALTDGTADIAFLGRPLITDAAFGNKAAHGLEATIRYCVSCNTCWRAIIEGHRLRCDNNPRVGEPDEEKWQPPTAPAAKKVVVVGAGIAGLEAAHVAAARGHQVTVFGTSDEFGGKTRVHAELPGGENLSSIYDYQYLQGQRAGVTFHLEGKATASQVQALEPDTVLLATGSNTTLPHWLDEEWAEMIPDVRELASQMLARPTPTDGTLVVVDCDHTEMTYAAAELFADLFEKVVLVTPRERFASDVSLINRQGIYQRLHDKGIELLTCLEPVNLDDLGEAQLALRNVYNQREQMVDEVVAITYAGPRQPNLELLAPLEEAGIEVLRVGDAAAPRGVMAATGEGHRVGSAL, translated from the coding sequence ATGAGCGAAACGATCTATCCAACCCTCTTCAGCCCGCTGGACCTGTCCGGACAGCGACTGCGCAACCGCCTGGCCCACGCCTCGATCCTGACCCGTCTGGTGAGGGACGGGCGCCCGGACGAGGCCTTGCTGAACTACCTCGGCGCGCGCGCCCGCGGCGGCACGGGCATGATTGTGACCGAGCCGCTGGCGATGACCCGCCACAACCCCGACGCCGGCAAGTTGCGGGCTTACGACGATGTCGCCATGGATGGCCTCAAGCAGGTTGCGGAAGTCGTTGAGTCTGCTGACACGCGCCTTCTTGGTCAGATTCAGGACCCTGGGCGCGGACGCCACGAGGTTGGCCGCAACGATTCGGCAATCAGCGCCACGGCCCTCCCGGACGATCTCAGCTGGACCGTACCCCGCGCGCTGGCCGAGCAGGAGATTCGAGACCTGATTGAACAGTGGGCTGAATCGAGCCGGCGGCTCCAGCAAGCGGGTTTCTCCGGCGTGGAAATATCCGCCGGCCACGGACACATCTTTCACCAGTTCCTTTCGCCCTGGAGCAATCGAAGGGACGACTGCTACGGTGGTGACCTCGAGCGGCGATGCCGGCTGGTGCTGGAGCTGATGCAGGCGGTTCGGACAAGCTGCGGCGAGAACTTCATTATCGGCGTGAAACTGCCGGGTGACGATGGCGTTCCCGGCAGCATCGACCTTGAGCAAGCGTCGGCCATCGCGAAACAGGTTGCGGCCAGCGGTATCGCCAGCTACTGGACGTTCTGCTGGGGCGCTCACGCCAATTCGCTGTATCAGCATCTGCCGGACGCGCACGGCGAGCGCCATCCCTATCTGGACGCCATCCGGGACCTCCGCCAGGCCAAGCCTGAGATACCGACCGGGGCGATCGGCTATATGACCGATCCTAATGAGTGTGAGAAGGCGCTGACCGACGGCACGGCGGACATCGCCTTTCTCGGGCGCCCCTTGATTACCGATGCGGCTTTCGGCAACAAAGCCGCGCACGGATTAGAGGCGACCATTCGATACTGCGTATCGTGTAACACCTGCTGGCGCGCGATTATCGAGGGCCATCGGCTACGCTGCGATAACAACCCCCGTGTCGGCGAACCCGACGAGGAAAAATGGCAGCCGCCGACCGCGCCCGCCGCGAAAAAGGTCGTTGTTGTAGGTGCCGGCATCGCGGGGCTGGAGGCGGCACACGTGGCGGCTGCGCGAGGGCACCAGGTCACGGTGTTCGGGACCTCCGATGAGTTCGGCGGCAAAACTCGGGTCCACGCAGAACTGCCCGGTGGCGAAAACCTCAGCAGCATCTACGACTACCAATACCTTCAGGGCCAACGAGCCGGGGTGACCTTTCACTTGGAAGGGAAAGCCACGGCCTCGCAGGTGCAGGCACTCGAACCCGACACCGTTTTGCTGGCCACCGGCTCCAACACCACCCTACCCCACTGGCTAGACGAGGAGTGGGCCGAGATGATCCCGGACGTCAGGGAGCTCGCGTCGCAAATGCTCGCCCGCCCGACCCCCACGGACGGCACGCTGGTCGTCGTGGACTGCGACCACACGGAAATGACCTACGCCGCCGCCGAGCTGTTTGCCGACCTGTTCGAAAAGGTGGTGCTGGTGACGCCGCGGGAGCGCTTCGCCTCCGACGTATCGCTGATCAACCGCCAGGGCATCTATCAGCGACTTCATGACAAGGGCATCGAGTTGCTCACCTGCCTTGAGCCGGTGAATCTCGACGACCTCGGGGAAGCGCAGCTGGCCCTGAGAAACGTCTACAACCAGCGCGAACAAATGGTGGACGAAGTCGTAGCCATTACCTACGCCGGTCCGCGCCAGCCCAACCTGGAGCTGCTGGCGCCGCTCGAGGAGGCGGGGATTGAAGTGCTTCGGGTTGGCGATGCTGCGGCCCCCCGCGGCGTGATGGCCGCAACCGGTGAAGGACACCGGGTGGGCAGTGCGCTTTAG
- a CDS encoding REDY-like protein HapK: MTTIVVLFNLKGDASRDAYEAWARSTDLPTVRGLDGVDGFDAFRTTGLLGKDGQAAPYEYVEIIRISDMEKFGAECATDTMRRVAGEFQAFADGPTFMLCESLDS, translated from the coding sequence ATGACCACCATAGTTGTGCTGTTCAATCTAAAGGGTGACGCGAGCCGCGATGCTTACGAAGCGTGGGCTAGGAGCACTGATCTGCCGACGGTCCGCGGGCTGGACGGGGTTGACGGATTTGATGCCTTTCGCACCACCGGGCTGCTGGGAAAGGACGGTCAGGCAGCGCCGTATGAATACGTCGAGATCATTCGCATCTCCGATATGGAAAAGTTTGGCGCCGAGTGTGCAACCGACACCATGCGCAGGGTGGCGGGGGAGTTCCAGGCTTTTGCCGACGGGCCCACCTTCATGCTGTGCGAGAGTCTGGATTCATGA